The Bradyrhizobium sp. CCGB01 genome segment GAGTAGGGAAGGCTTACGTCAGCCGCTTCTTCGTGAAGGCGCGACCGGAGTGAGACTTCAGATAAGCCTCAAACGCGAGCGCTTTGTGCTTGTCTGGGAAGGCGCAGTACCAGATCAGCTTCCAGGGTTTGAACTTGGCGGTGTGGCTGGATTTGCCGGCGTTATGTTCCGGAATCCGTCGCTTCAAATCTTCCGAAGCTCCAACGTATTCCTGCTCGGGAAATTCGATGCTGCGGAGGATGTAGACATACCACATTGACGACGATCGCCTGGGTAGCCGTTAGACGGGCCTCAACAGTCCGTCTTCGCCCTGCGGGCTTCGCCGGACACCACGCTTCGCCATTCAGGCTCCGCGCGGCTGCGCCACGCGTAGCCCGAAGGGCGAAGCGTGGTGGAGCCAGGCGGGATCGAACCGCCGACCTCTTGCATGCCATGCAAGCGCTCTCCCAGCTGAGCTATGGCCCCTTAGTCCATAAATGGGACGATCCTGGTGGATCACTCCCGACCGGCGAGCCTGGTGACTCGCGCGGTGCACCCTTTTTCACAGATCAGGGCTGATCTCAAGTCTCTTCATCACCTCCGACATCACCAATGATGTCGGTCACGTCCTCATCGCCCTCTTCTTCGTCGGCGATGAAGGTCGAATCATCGTCATCGTCGTCGTCGATGGTCTCGTCGACCTCGATATCGTCCTCGGATTCGGGCACCACGGCCTTGACCTTGCCGGTGTTCTCCTCGGCATCGGCCTCCTCGAGCGAGACCTCTTCGACCTCTGCCGGCTCCGGCGCGGTGTCGGCGGTCGCCGCGTGGCGGGCTTCGGCGCCGCGGGTCGCGCGAGCCGGCGCCACGGGCGCGATCGGCACGACTTCGCCGGTATAGGGCGAGATCACCGGATTCTTGTTGAGATCATAGAATTTCTTGCCCGTGGTCGGGCAAATACGTTTGGTTCCGAGTTCGGACTTGGCCACGGCAGGAATCCTGGGAATGTCTGAAAAGCGGTGCTTCACTTGGCTAGTTGGCGGCCCGCTGTCAATAGCGCATTACGGGAGAAAGACATGCCCGTGACGGCGGGGAAACCATATGGTACCTGCCCTGCGAGCCCCGCAGGGATGCTTCGGGCCTATTCAAGGAC includes the following:
- a CDS encoding GIY-YIG nuclease family protein; protein product: MWYVYILRSIEFPEQEYVGASEDLKRRIPEHNAGKSSHTAKFKPWKLIWYCAFPDKHKALAFEAYLKSHSGRAFTKKRLT
- a CDS encoding TIGR02300 family protein encodes the protein MAKSELGTKRICPTTGKKFYDLNKNPVISPYTGEVVPIAPVAPARATRGAEARHAATADTAPEPAEVEEVSLEEADAEENTGKVKAVVPESEDDIEVDETIDDDDDDDSTFIADEEEGDEDVTDIIGDVGGDEET